One part of the Marinobacterium rhizophilum genome encodes these proteins:
- a CDS encoding helix-turn-helix domain-containing protein, whose product MSDQSQPPSQPPELQVSAANHEAIVEPLQLGKRVREIRLSQNLTLEEASKRTGLARSTLSKIENEQISPTFTAVNKLVKGLGIDIPQLFSQPSKTRSSGGRRDITRCGEGKPRATPTYEHEMLAAQLTNKKMIPYKTTVRARSFDEYGDWVRHDGEELLYVLSGSIRFYTEFYEPIDLAEGDSAYYDCEMGHTLVSTSEEDAVILWVTA is encoded by the coding sequence ATGTCTGACCAATCCCAGCCCCCTTCGCAGCCCCCCGAGCTTCAGGTAAGCGCCGCCAATCACGAAGCCATTGTCGAGCCCCTGCAGCTGGGCAAGCGGGTGCGGGAAATCCGGCTGAGCCAGAACCTCACCCTGGAGGAAGCCAGCAAGCGCACAGGCCTGGCCCGCTCGACCCTGTCGAAAATTGAAAACGAACAGATATCCCCCACCTTCACCGCCGTCAACAAGCTGGTAAAGGGATTGGGTATCGATATACCGCAGCTTTTCTCGCAACCCAGCAAGACCCGCAGCAGTGGCGGCCGGCGCGACATCACTCGCTGCGGTGAAGGCAAGCCGCGGGCCACGCCAACCTACGAACACGAGATGCTCGCCGCCCAGCTGACCAACAAGAAAATGATCCCGTACAAGACCACGGTGCGGGCGCGCAGTTTCGACGAATATGGAGACTGGGTACGTCATGACGGCGAAGAACTGCTCTATGTACTCAGCGGCAGCATCCGCTTTTATACCGAGTTCTACGAACCCATAGACCTGGCCGAAGGCGACAGCGCCTACTACGACTGCGAGATGGGTCACACCCTGGTCTCCACCAGCGAAGAGGACGCGGTCATTCTGTGGGTCACCGCCTGA
- a CDS encoding mechanosensitive ion channel family protein, translating into MDINEFVVRLEQMLSASLAWLSSPTFYSQVGLMAVALLVGYSIAAYLKTHSPLLRKRPQEGSLLRLRLQIYASRNLLLPLMLILMLSIAADLSQKLLGQNWLVRLGLSFAVVFMLYSIINRFVEKKFFRTLASWVFLPIALLHIFGWLNGLIAYLEGISVEVGNIEISAYGVVRVLIFGSVLFWLGRLSNNAGQQIIRSQQDLDAGTREVFAKLFQIALFFIVFILLLQIMGINLTALAVFGGALGVGLGFGLQSIASNFISGIILLLERSLSVGDYVEMEDGRKGKIRELNMRSTTLETFDGKDIMVPNEQFISGSFTNWTHKNIKQRYALEFQVSYQTDLHFLFDLLRRVVASHPRVISGDDIPIEERPDAEISGFGDSGVDILVEFWMEGVDDGENRVGGDLLLMIWDAFKEHHIEIPFPQREVRVLNPGAAKVSDEAGQR; encoded by the coding sequence ATGGACATAAACGAGTTCGTGGTCAGGCTTGAGCAGATGTTGTCCGCATCGCTGGCGTGGCTGAGCAGTCCGACCTTTTACTCCCAGGTTGGTCTGATGGCGGTGGCGCTGCTGGTAGGGTATTCGATTGCAGCCTACCTGAAGACCCATTCGCCACTGCTGCGAAAGCGCCCGCAGGAAGGGTCTCTGTTGCGCCTGCGGCTGCAGATTTATGCGTCCCGCAACCTGCTGCTGCCGCTGATGCTGATTTTGATGTTGTCCATAGCCGCCGACCTGAGCCAAAAACTGCTGGGGCAAAACTGGCTGGTGCGTCTGGGGCTGAGCTTCGCCGTGGTGTTCATGCTCTACTCGATCATCAATCGTTTTGTGGAGAAGAAGTTTTTCCGCACCCTGGCGAGCTGGGTCTTTTTACCCATCGCGCTGTTGCATATTTTCGGCTGGCTCAATGGCCTGATTGCCTACCTCGAAGGCATTTCCGTGGAAGTCGGCAATATCGAGATTTCGGCCTACGGTGTGGTGCGGGTGCTGATATTCGGGTCGGTCCTGTTTTGGCTCGGGCGCCTGTCCAACAACGCCGGCCAGCAGATTATCCGCAGCCAGCAGGACCTGGATGCCGGCACGCGGGAAGTATTTGCCAAGCTGTTCCAGATCGCGCTGTTCTTTATTGTCTTCATTCTGCTGTTGCAGATCATGGGCATCAACCTGACGGCGCTGGCGGTCTTCGGAGGGGCCCTGGGTGTGGGGCTGGGGTTTGGCCTGCAGTCGATTGCCTCGAACTTTATCTCCGGCATCATTCTGCTGCTGGAACGTTCTCTCAGCGTGGGGGACTACGTCGAGATGGAAGATGGCCGCAAGGGCAAGATCCGGGAGCTGAACATGAGATCCACCACGCTGGAAACCTTCGATGGCAAGGACATCATGGTGCCCAACGAACAGTTTATCAGCGGCAGCTTTACCAACTGGACGCACAAGAACATCAAGCAGCGGTACGCGCTGGAATTTCAGGTGTCCTACCAGACAGACCTGCATTTTCTGTTCGATCTGCTGCGCCGGGTTGTCGCCAGTCACCCCCGGGTGATCAGTGGCGATGATATTCCGATCGAGGAGCGTCCGGATGCCGAGATCAGCGGCTTTGGTGATTCCGGGGTGGATATCCTGGTGGAGTTCTGGATGGAAGGTGTCGATGACGGCGAGAACCGTGTCGGTGGCGATCTGCTGCTGATGATCTGGGATGCGTTCAAGGAACACCATATCGAGATTCCGTTCCCGCAGCGCGAAGTCAGGGTATTGAATCCGGGCGCGGCCAAGGTTTCTGACGAAGCCGGGCAGCGTTAA
- a CDS encoding L-serine ammonia-lyase: MALSIFDLFKIGVGPSSSHTVGPMVAANRFVAELNERNLMDRVAAVKVSLFGSLAMTGKGHATDIAAMLGLLGEQPDRVDPARIDPLIADIRDTGQLLLGGVQAVPFREADHLRFHFGESLPKHPNGMRLEVLDAAGLIFYSNVYYSVGGGFVLSDAQANDQGRGAEDESFEVPYPFNNAAELLAYGDEAGLSIAELVMENERTRHTDEDISQRLLKIWQVMDDCIRAGCKHTGELPGGLRVKRRAHDMWQELVNHPERSIKDHLTVLDWVNLYAIAVNEENAASGRVVTAPTNGAAGVIPAVLAYYDRFVPGSSLEGIKTFLVTAAAIGMLYKKNASISAAEVGCQGEIGVACSMAAGALCAVLGGSNRQIENAAEIGMEHNLGLTCDPIGGLVQVPCIERNTMGAVKAINAARLALRGTGEHHVSLDSVIETMRQTGLDMQDKYKETSTGGLAVNVVAC, translated from the coding sequence ATGGCACTGAGCATATTTGATCTGTTCAAGATTGGGGTTGGGCCCTCGTCGTCCCACACGGTGGGGCCCATGGTGGCGGCCAACCGTTTTGTGGCGGAATTGAACGAGCGCAACCTGATGGACAGGGTGGCAGCGGTGAAGGTGAGCCTGTTTGGCTCCCTGGCGATGACCGGCAAGGGCCATGCCACCGATATTGCTGCCATGCTCGGGCTGCTGGGTGAACAGCCGGACCGGGTGGATCCGGCCCGCATTGATCCCCTGATCGCCGATATCCGTGACACCGGCCAGCTGCTGCTGGGCGGCGTGCAAGCCGTGCCGTTTCGCGAGGCCGATCACCTGCGCTTCCACTTTGGCGAGTCGCTCCCCAAGCACCCCAATGGCATGCGCCTGGAAGTACTGGATGCCGCCGGGCTGATTTTCTACAGCAATGTGTACTACTCGGTGGGGGGCGGATTCGTACTCAGCGATGCCCAGGCCAATGATCAGGGGCGTGGCGCCGAGGATGAGTCCTTCGAGGTGCCGTACCCGTTCAACAATGCCGCTGAGCTGCTGGCCTATGGCGATGAGGCGGGTCTGAGCATTGCCGAGCTGGTGATGGAGAACGAACGCACTCGCCACACGGACGAGGACATCAGCCAGCGCCTGCTGAAAATCTGGCAGGTAATGGATGACTGCATCCGTGCAGGCTGCAAGCACACCGGCGAGCTGCCGGGCGGGTTGCGCGTCAAGCGCCGCGCCCACGACATGTGGCAGGAACTGGTCAACCACCCCGAACGCAGCATCAAGGATCACCTCACGGTACTGGACTGGGTCAATCTTTATGCCATCGCGGTCAACGAGGAAAATGCAGCCAGCGGCCGGGTGGTCACGGCGCCCACCAATGGTGCGGCCGGCGTAATTCCGGCGGTGCTGGCCTATTACGACCGCTTCGTGCCGGGCAGCAGCCTGGAGGGCATCAAGACCTTCCTGGTGACCGCCGCCGCCATCGGCATGCTGTACAAGAAGAATGCCTCGATATCGGCTGCCGAAGTGGGCTGCCAGGGCGAGATTGGCGTGGCCTGCTCCATGGCCGCCGGTGCCCTGTGCGCGGTGCTGGGCGGCAGCAATCGCCAGATCGAGAACGCCGCCGAGATCGGCATGGAACACAACCTGGGCCTGACCTGCGACCCCATCGGCGGACTGGTGCAGGTGCCCTGCATCGAGCGCAATACCATGGGGGCGGTCAAGGCCATCAATGCGGCGCGCCTGGCGCTGCGCGGTACCGGTGAGCACCATGTGTCGCTCGACAGTGTGATCGAGACCATGCGCCAGACCGGCCTCGACATGCAGGACAAGTACAAGGAAACCTCGACCGGCGGCCTGGCCGTCAACGTGGTGGCCTGTTGA
- a CDS encoding serine hydroxymethyltransferase: protein MSTQDLYANAERAAFFTRDLGAADPALQGAVDAEFRRQDSQIELIASENIVSKAVMQAQGTVLTNKYAEGYPGRRYYGGCEHVDEAEALAISRAKELFNCEFVNVQPHSGAQANGAVMLALLQPGDTVLGMSLDAGGHLTHGARPALSGKWFNAVQYGVSRDTQRIDYDAVETLAVECQPKLIIAGGSAIPREIDFARFRAIADKVGALLMVDMAHIAGLVATGAHPSPLPHAHVVTTTTHKTLRGPRGGMILCNDLDLGKKINSAVFPGLQGGPLMHVIAAKAVAFGEALQPGFKTYIDQVRENARTLAAVMVERGCDVVTGGTDTHLMLVDLRPKGLKGNQVEEALERAGITCNKNGIPFDPEKPMVTSGIRLGTPAGTTRGFGVAEFSQIGHLINDVLDGLVASPDGNAAVEARVLAEVEALCARFPLYR from the coding sequence ATGAGTACACAGGACCTCTACGCCAACGCTGAACGTGCGGCGTTTTTCACCCGGGATCTCGGTGCCGCAGATCCCGCGTTGCAGGGTGCGGTAGATGCGGAATTCCGCCGTCAGGACAGCCAGATTGAGCTGATCGCCTCGGAAAATATTGTCTCAAAGGCGGTGATGCAGGCGCAGGGAACCGTACTGACCAACAAGTACGCCGAAGGCTACCCGGGCCGCCGCTACTACGGCGGTTGCGAGCATGTCGATGAAGCCGAGGCGCTGGCGATTTCCCGTGCCAAGGAGCTGTTCAACTGTGAATTCGTCAATGTGCAGCCCCATTCCGGTGCCCAGGCCAACGGTGCCGTGATGCTGGCGCTGCTGCAGCCCGGCGATACCGTGCTGGGGATGTCGCTGGACGCCGGTGGCCACCTGACCCACGGTGCGCGCCCGGCGCTGTCGGGAAAATGGTTCAATGCCGTGCAGTACGGCGTATCCCGCGACACCCAGCGTATCGACTACGACGCCGTGGAAACCCTGGCCGTTGAATGCCAGCCCAAACTCATCATCGCCGGTGGCTCCGCCATTCCGCGCGAAATCGACTTCGCCCGTTTCCGGGCGATTGCCGACAAGGTGGGCGCGCTGCTGATGGTCGACATGGCCCACATCGCCGGCCTGGTGGCCACCGGAGCGCACCCGAGCCCGCTGCCCCACGCCCACGTGGTGACTACCACCACCCACAAGACCCTGCGCGGCCCCCGCGGCGGCATGATCCTGTGCAACGACCTGGACCTGGGCAAGAAGATCAACTCGGCGGTGTTCCCGGGCCTGCAGGGCGGCCCGCTGATGCATGTGATCGCCGCCAAGGCGGTGGCCTTCGGTGAAGCGCTGCAACCGGGCTTCAAGACCTATATAGACCAGGTGCGTGAAAACGCCCGCACCCTGGCGGCGGTGATGGTCGAGCGCGGCTGTGACGTTGTCACCGGCGGCACCGATACCCACCTGATGCTGGTGGACCTGCGTCCCAAGGGACTGAAAGGCAACCAGGTCGAAGAGGCACTGGAGCGCGCCGGTATTACCTGCAACAAGAACGGCATCCCGTTTGACCCGGAAAAGCCCATGGTCACCTCGGGTATTCGCCTGGGCACACCGGCCGGGACCACCCGCGGCTTTGGCGTGGCCGAATTCAGCCAGATAGGCCACCTGATCAACGATGTGCTCGACGGTCTGGTCGCGAGCCCCGACGGCAACGCAGCGGTTGAGGCCAGGGTGCTGGCCGAGGTCGAAGCCCTCTGTGCCCGCTTCCCGTTATATCGCTAG
- the gcvH gene encoding glycine cleavage system protein GcvH produces MNNVPNTLKYTASHEWILDNGDGTVTVGITDHAQELLGDVVFVELPEVGRDVAKGEDFSLVESVKAASDIYAPLSGEVIAVNESLMDAPETLNESAYDAGWIAKLKLADAAELNALLDASAYQATVAEQD; encoded by the coding sequence ATGAACAATGTGCCCAATACTCTGAAATATACTGCATCTCACGAGTGGATTCTCGATAATGGCGACGGTACCGTAACCGTCGGTATTACCGATCACGCTCAGGAGCTGCTCGGCGATGTGGTGTTCGTCGAACTGCCCGAAGTGGGCCGCGATGTCGCCAAGGGTGAAGACTTCTCCCTGGTGGAGTCCGTCAAGGCGGCCTCCGACATCTACGCGCCACTGTCCGGTGAAGTGATTGCCGTGAACGAGTCCCTGATGGATGCCCCCGAGACCCTGAATGAATCCGCCTATGACGCAGGCTGGATCGCCAAATTGAAACTGGCAGACGCTGCCGAGCTCAACGCACTGCTCGACGCCAGCGCCTACCAGGCCACGGTTGCGGAACAAGACTGA
- the gcvP gene encoding aminomethyl-transferring glycine dehydrogenase, producing MAVEPRTLIELEQRTDFTRRHIGPDGVEQQSMLQTLNADSLDDLMRQTVPSSILLDDALAMNDGETEVEALNYLQGLARQNKVNKSYIGMGYHNTRVPNVILRNVLENPGWYTAYTPYQPEIAQGRLESLLNYQQLVMDLTGMDLANASLLDEATAAAEAMTLCKRSNRKKSNSYFVADDVHPQTIDVIRTRAEYFGYDVVVAPAAELDQHDVFGVQLQYPGTCGNITDIKSLIENAKAQQAMVAVAADPMALVLLQSPGELGADVVLGSAQRFGVPMGFGGPHAAFFAASDKLKRSVPGRIIGVSVDANGNQALRMAMQTREQHIRREKATSNICTAQALLANMSSFYAVYHGPDGLKAIAERIHRLTAILAIGLADKGFAVNDSYFDTLTLTLGDQQQAVYQRALAQGCNLRLNGTDRLGVSLDETTTAADVAELFDVILGAGHGLDVAAIDARIVAGEATGIKPAQRREDAILTHPVFNTHHSETEMLRYMKQLENKDYSLVHGMIPLGSCTMKLNATAEMIPVTWPEFANIHPFAPADQIQGYHRMLEELEAMLVEITGYDNVSLQPNSGAQGEYAGLLAIRKYQESIGEGHRDICLIPSSAHGTNPASAAMMGMKVVIVECDAKGNVDVADMRAKAEQHSENLSCLMITYPSTHGVFEQEIVEICDLVHRHGGQVYMDGANMNAQVGISKPGLIGSDVSHLNLHKTFAIPHGGGGPGMGPIGVKSHLAPFLPGHQVSAVPGLDNQNGAVSAAPFGSGAILPISYLYIRMLGKSGLKDSTRVAILGANYLAEKLGEHYPILYRGRNGRVAHECIVDIRPLKEACGVTEEDIAKRLMDYGFHAPTMSFPVAGTLMIEPTESESKAELDRFIEAMVKIRGEISRVESGEWTLDNNPLHHAPHTMADLVGDWDRVYSRDEAVFPTESTRRNKFWPAANRIDNVFGDRNFICSCPSIDNYRED from the coding sequence ATGGCTGTTGAACCCCGTACCTTGATTGAACTTGAGCAGCGCACGGATTTTACCCGTCGCCATATTGGCCCCGATGGCGTCGAGCAGCAGTCGATGCTGCAGACCCTCAATGCCGATTCCCTCGACGACCTGATGCGCCAGACCGTGCCCTCCAGCATCCTGCTGGACGATGCCCTGGCCATGAACGACGGCGAGACCGAAGTCGAGGCATTGAATTACCTGCAGGGCCTGGCCAGGCAGAACAAGGTCAACAAGTCCTACATCGGTATGGGCTACCACAACACCCGCGTGCCTAACGTGATCCTGCGCAACGTGCTGGAAAACCCGGGCTGGTACACCGCCTACACGCCTTACCAGCCGGAGATCGCCCAGGGTCGGCTGGAATCCCTGCTCAACTACCAGCAGCTGGTGATGGACCTGACCGGCATGGACCTGGCCAACGCCTCCCTGCTGGACGAAGCCACGGCCGCGGCCGAGGCCATGACACTGTGCAAGCGTTCCAACCGCAAGAAGAGCAACAGCTATTTCGTTGCCGACGACGTGCATCCGCAGACCATCGATGTCATCCGCACCCGCGCCGAGTACTTCGGTTACGATGTGGTGGTGGCGCCTGCGGCAGAGCTGGATCAGCACGATGTCTTTGGCGTGCAGCTGCAGTATCCCGGTACCTGCGGCAATATCACCGATATCAAGAGCCTGATCGAAAATGCCAAGGCCCAGCAGGCCATGGTCGCCGTGGCGGCCGATCCGATGGCACTGGTACTACTGCAGTCACCCGGTGAGCTGGGGGCCGATGTGGTGCTGGGTTCTGCCCAGCGTTTTGGCGTGCCGATGGGCTTTGGTGGCCCGCACGCGGCCTTCTTTGCCGCCAGCGACAAGCTCAAGCGCTCGGTGCCGGGCCGCATTATCGGTGTCTCCGTGGATGCCAATGGCAACCAGGCGCTGCGCATGGCCATGCAGACCCGCGAGCAGCATATCCGCCGCGAGAAGGCGACCTCCAACATCTGTACCGCCCAGGCACTGCTGGCCAACATGTCGAGCTTCTACGCCGTGTACCACGGTCCGGACGGCCTCAAGGCTATTGCCGAGCGCATTCACCGCCTCACCGCCATTCTGGCCATCGGCCTTGCGGACAAGGGCTTTGCGGTCAACGACAGTTACTTCGATACCCTGACGCTGACGCTGGGCGACCAGCAGCAGGCGGTGTACCAGCGCGCCCTGGCACAGGGCTGCAACCTGCGCCTCAATGGCACGGATCGTCTGGGTGTGAGCCTGGATGAAACCACCACGGCGGCCGATGTCGCCGAACTGTTCGACGTTATCCTGGGTGCGGGTCACGGGCTGGACGTCGCCGCCATCGATGCCCGTATCGTGGCAGGCGAGGCGACCGGCATTAAGCCTGCGCAGCGCCGCGAAGACGCCATCCTGACTCACCCGGTGTTCAACACCCACCACAGCGAAACCGAGATGCTGCGTTACATGAAGCAGCTCGAGAACAAGGATTACTCCCTGGTACACGGCATGATCCCGCTGGGTTCCTGCACCATGAAACTCAACGCCACGGCCGAAATGATTCCGGTCACCTGGCCCGAGTTTGCCAATATCCACCCCTTCGCGCCGGCTGACCAGATCCAGGGTTACCACCGCATGCTCGAAGAACTCGAAGCCATGCTGGTGGAAATCACCGGCTACGACAACGTCTCGCTGCAGCCCAACTCCGGTGCCCAGGGTGAGTACGCAGGCCTGCTGGCGATCCGCAAGTACCAGGAATCCATCGGTGAAGGTCACCGCGATATCTGCCTGATCCCGTCCTCCGCCCACGGTACCAACCCGGCGTCCGCAGCGATGATGGGCATGAAGGTGGTGATCGTCGAGTGTGACGCCAAGGGCAACGTCGATGTCGCCGACATGCGCGCCAAGGCCGAGCAGCACAGCGAAAACCTGAGCTGCCTGATGATCACCTATCCGTCCACCCACGGTGTGTTCGAGCAGGAAATCGTCGAGATCTGTGACCTGGTGCACCGGCACGGCGGCCAGGTGTACATGGACGGCGCCAACATGAACGCCCAGGTCGGCATCTCCAAGCCCGGCCTGATCGGCTCTGACGTATCCCACCTCAACCTGCACAAGACCTTCGCCATTCCCCACGGCGGCGGTGGTCCGGGCATGGGCCCCATCGGTGTGAAGAGCCACCTGGCACCCTTCCTGCCGGGTCACCAGGTCAGTGCGGTACCGGGTCTGGACAACCAGAACGGTGCAGTGTCGGCGGCGCCCTTCGGTTCCGGCGCCATCCTGCCGATCAGCTACCTGTACATCCGCATGCTCGGCAAGTCCGGCCTCAAGGACTCCACCCGGGTGGCGATCCTGGGTGCCAACTACCTGGCCGAGAAGCTCGGTGAGCACTACCCGATCCTGTACCGGGGTCGCAATGGCCGTGTCGCCCACGAGTGCATCGTCGATATCCGTCCGCTGAAGGAAGCCTGTGGCGTGACCGAGGAAGACATCGCCAAGCGCCTGATGGACTACGGTTTCCATGCGCCCACCATGTCCTTCCCGGTGGCCGGTACCCTGATGATCGAGCCGACCGAGTCCGAGTCCAAGGCGGAGCTGGATCGCTTTATCGAAGCCATGGTCAAGATTCGCGGCGAGATCAGCCGCGTGGAGTCCGGTGAATGGACGCTGGACAATAACCCGCTGCACCATGCCCCGCACACCATGGCGGACCTGGTGGGTGACTGGGATCGTGTCTACAGCCGTGACGAGGCGGTGTTCCCGACCGAGTCCACCCGTCGCAACAAGTTCTGGCCGGCGGCCAACCGTATCGACAACGTCTTTGGCGATCGCAATTTCATTTGCTCCTGCCCGTCGATCGATAACTACCGCGAAGACTGA
- a CDS encoding BRCT domain-containing protein, giving the protein MDTLIGLSKGLAADGKVNQAEAEFLYSWLVQNQQVSLNPIIFNLLDKVGSMLEDGVLDNDESAELLTILRSISGEESIIGELSKTSSLPINQPLPSLVFNNSTFLFTGTCAFGTRKQCQEAIESLGGVNAKSVTKTLDYLILGTYVTDSWVHESFGRKIEKAMQYRDGGVPLAIITEEHWANEAQL; this is encoded by the coding sequence GTGGATACGTTAATCGGCTTGAGTAAAGGCCTTGCCGCTGATGGTAAGGTTAATCAGGCTGAAGCGGAGTTTTTATATTCATGGTTGGTGCAGAACCAGCAGGTTTCACTTAATCCGATAATATTTAATTTACTAGATAAAGTCGGATCTATGCTAGAGGATGGCGTTTTAGATAACGATGAATCTGCAGAGCTTCTCACTATACTTCGTTCTATTTCAGGAGAGGAATCTATAATTGGAGAACTTTCCAAAACATCATCTCTGCCCATTAATCAGCCGCTTCCTTCGTTGGTGTTTAATAATTCAACTTTTCTTTTTACGGGTACATGTGCGTTTGGTACTCGAAAACAATGTCAGGAAGCTATCGAGTCTCTTGGCGGAGTAAATGCTAAAAGTGTAACTAAAACACTGGATTATTTAATCCTGGGTACCTATGTTACTGACAGCTGGGTGCATGAGAGTTTTGGTCGGAAAATCGAAAAAGCGATGCAGTATCGTGACGGTGGTGTTCCATTAGCAATAATTACGGAAGAGCATTGGGCAAATGAGGCTCAGTTGTAG
- a CDS encoding IS3 family transposase (programmed frameshift): protein MRRYSPERKEALLKKLLPPHNMSVAELARQEGISDVTLYAWRKQAKAGGAAVPGDQKLTDNWSAESKLAVVIETAALSEIELSEYCRSKGLYPQQVKAWRDACLSGQQTAKAQRQLDREQAKTDKKRIRELERELRRKDKALAEAAAILVLRKKPQCLLGGRQRGRLTALSVRQDYVAWIAEAMAAGARKAVACQELGLSLRTLQRWTHKSTLTPDGRTTTSRPTPANALTDAEREAILQLCNSTEYAHLPPSQIVPRLADQGRYLASESSFYRVLHAADQLHRRGRSQRPKRHPAPTTHAANGPNQLWSWDITYLPSPVRGQYYYLYLIEDLYSRKGVGWEVHEQECGDKAAALLQRSVLSEQCLHQPLVLHSDNGAPMKSVTLLSKMYDLGITPSRGRPRVSNDNAFSESLFRTLKYCPQWPHNGFSSLDEARIWVRDFIRWYNHEHRHSRIRFVTPAERHRGEDHEVLARRDALYQQARAEQPARWSGKTRSWQPVGTVMLNPEKQDATQNKAA, encoded by the exons ATGCGACGTTATTCACCCGAGCGTAAAGAAGCGCTGCTCAAGAAGCTTTTACCGCCGCACAATATGTCTGTGGCCGAGCTTGCCCGCCAGGAAGGCATCTCCGATGTAACCCTGTATGCTTGGCGCAAACAGGCCAAAGCGGGAGGCGCTGCGGTGCCCGGAGATCAAAAGTTAACGGACAACTGGTCGGCTGAGTCCAAGCTGGCGGTGGTGATTGAGACCGCCGCGCTGTCTGAAATCGAGCTGAGCGAATACTGCCGCAGTAAAGGGCTGTATCCCCAACAGGTCAAAGCGTGGCGTGACGCCTGCTTGTCGGGTCAGCAGACGGCCAAGGCCCAACGTCAGCTCGATCGCGAACAGGCCAAGACTGACAAGAAACGTATCCGTGAACTGGAACGTGAACTCAGACGCAAGGACAAGGCACTGGCCGAGGCGGCCGCGATCCTGGTGCTGCGAAAAAAGC CTCAATGCCTACTGGGGGGACGACAGCGAGGACGGCTAACGGCGCTGTCGGTCCGGCAGGACTATGTCGCCTGGATTGCTGAAGCCATGGCCGCTGGCGCCCGCAAAGCGGTCGCCTGCCAGGAGCTGGGGCTCAGTCTGCGCACGCTGCAACGCTGGACACACAAAAGCACGCTGACCCCCGATGGTCGCACGACCACGTCGCGGCCCACGCCGGCGAATGCCCTGACTGACGCTGAACGTGAGGCGATCTTGCAGCTCTGCAACAGCACGGAATACGCGCATCTGCCGCCGAGCCAGATCGTGCCCCGGCTGGCCGATCAGGGCCGTTATCTCGCGTCTGAAAGCAGCTTTTATCGGGTACTGCATGCGGCCGATCAGCTGCATCGCCGGGGTCGAAGTCAGCGTCCAAAACGCCATCCAGCACCCACGACGCACGCGGCGAACGGACCGAACCAGCTTTGGTCTTGGGACATCACGTATTTGCCCTCGCCGGTGCGGGGCCAGTATTACTACCTGTATCTGATCGAGGATCTTTACAGTCGCAAGGGCGTGGGGTGGGAGGTGCATGAACAGGAATGCGGCGATAAGGCCGCCGCTCTGCTGCAACGCAGCGTGCTCAGCGAGCAGTGCCTGCATCAGCCGCTGGTGCTGCACTCGGATAACGGCGCGCCGATGAAGTCCGTCACACTGCTAAGCAAAATGTACGATCTTGGCATCACACCGTCGCGTGGGCGGCCTCGGGTCAGCAATGACAACGCCTTCTCGGAGTCGCTGTTCAGAACGCTGAAATACTGCCCGCAGTGGCCGCACAACGGCTTCAGCAGCCTGGATGAGGCGCGGATCTGGGTGAGAGACTTCATCCGCTGGTACAACCACGAACATCGCCATAGCCGCATCCGCTTCGTCACACCGGCCGAGCGCCATCGCGGAGAAGATCATGAAGTGCTGGCTCGGCGCGATGCGCTGTACCAGCAAGCCCGCGCTGAACAACCGGCGCGCTGGTCAGGCAAGACGCGTAGCTGGCAGCCGGTTGGGACGGTGATGCTCAATCCGGAGAAGCAGGACGCGACTCAGAATAAGGCGGCATAA